Proteins from a genomic interval of Microbacterium abyssi:
- the glmM gene encoding phosphoglucosamine mutase, producing the protein MPLFGTDGVRGLANGILTADLALTLAQATAVVLGQGRTAEARRAEGKRPSAVVARDPRLSGEFLVAAVSAGLAASGVDVLDAGVIPTPALAFLVGDHDADFGVMVSASHNPAPDNGIKIFARGGVKLPDVVEQRIEAAMSGEKFLPTGSGVGRIQRFSDAEDRYKLHLLGSLPHQLDGIHVVLDCAHGAASGVSPETFKDAGATVTVIGADPDGVNINDGVGSTHLDNLADAVVRLGADVGIAHDGDADRCLAVDADGNVVDGDQIMAILAVAMKERGHLTEDTLVATVMSNLGLHKAMRDHGITVRQTAVGDRYVLEDMSANGFALGGEQSGHVIMSEFATTGDGVLTGLHLVAEMAHKKKSLAELASVMTVYPQVLINVRDVDKDRCADDEGVQDAVAAVEAELGTTGRVLLRKSGTEQLVRVMVEAADAESAQSYAEKLAGVVKERLAL; encoded by the coding sequence ATGCCGCTTTTCGGCACGGACGGCGTGCGAGGGCTTGCCAACGGCATCCTCACCGCCGATCTCGCGCTCACCCTGGCCCAGGCGACTGCCGTCGTCCTGGGCCAGGGCCGTACCGCAGAGGCTCGCAGGGCCGAGGGCAAGCGACCGTCCGCAGTCGTCGCCCGTGACCCGCGCCTCTCCGGTGAGTTCCTCGTGGCCGCCGTCTCGGCGGGCCTCGCAGCGTCCGGCGTCGACGTCCTCGACGCCGGTGTCATCCCCACTCCGGCCCTGGCGTTCCTCGTCGGTGACCACGACGCCGACTTCGGCGTCATGGTGTCTGCATCGCACAACCCGGCACCGGACAACGGGATCAAGATCTTCGCCCGCGGCGGCGTGAAGCTCCCCGACGTGGTCGAGCAGCGCATCGAAGCCGCGATGTCGGGGGAGAAGTTCCTCCCCACCGGTTCCGGAGTCGGACGCATCCAGCGCTTCTCCGACGCCGAGGACCGCTACAAGCTGCACCTGCTGGGCTCGTTGCCGCACCAGCTCGACGGCATCCACGTCGTCCTCGACTGCGCGCATGGCGCGGCGTCCGGCGTGTCTCCGGAGACCTTCAAGGATGCCGGCGCCACCGTCACCGTGATCGGCGCAGATCCGGACGGCGTCAACATCAATGACGGCGTCGGGTCGACGCACCTGGACAACCTCGCAGATGCCGTCGTGCGTCTCGGTGCGGATGTGGGAATCGCGCATGACGGCGACGCCGATCGCTGCCTCGCCGTCGACGCCGACGGAAACGTCGTCGACGGCGACCAGATCATGGCGATCCTCGCAGTGGCCATGAAGGAGCGCGGCCACCTCACGGAGGACACCCTGGTCGCGACCGTCATGAGCAACCTCGGGCTGCACAAGGCGATGCGCGACCACGGGATCACGGTCCGCCAGACCGCCGTCGGCGACCGCTACGTGCTCGAGGACATGAGCGCGAACGGCTTCGCGCTGGGCGGCGAGCAGTCGGGCCATGTGATCATGAGCGAGTTCGCGACCACCGGCGACGGCGTGCTCACCGGCCTTCACCTGGTCGCCGAGATGGCGCACAAGAAGAAGTCGCTCGCCGAGCTGGCGTCGGTGATGACGGTGTACCCGCAGGTGCTGATCAACGTGCGCGACGTCGACAAGGATCGCTGCGCCGACGACGAGGGCGTGCAGGACGCCGTCGCCGCTGTGGAGGCCGAGCTCGGAACCACCGGGCGGGTGCTGCTGCGCAAGTCGGGTACCGAGCAGCTCGTGCGAGTCATGGTCGAGGCGGCGGATGCTGAGTCGGCGCAGTCCTACGCCGAGAAGCTCGCGGGCGTCGTCAAGGAGCGACTCGCGCTTTAA
- a CDS encoding DapH/DapD/GlmU-related protein: MGTRRRLGKFEGTGYDKGRNLLWQAAWQLASSLLVMPWFVPPRVRVAVLRSFGATIGTGVNLRAGVRVHWPWKLEIGDDSWIGERVWLLNLEPISIGSDVCVSQAAFLCTGSHDHRSPSFEFDNAPIHVEDGAWIAARATVLRGVTVGADAIVGATALVTRDVDAGAIVLAPRAQVSVAP; encoded by the coding sequence ATGGGGACGAGGCGCAGGCTGGGGAAGTTTGAAGGCACAGGCTACGACAAGGGGCGCAACCTGCTGTGGCAGGCGGCATGGCAACTGGCTTCGAGCCTGCTGGTGATGCCGTGGTTCGTTCCTCCTCGTGTTCGGGTCGCCGTGCTGAGGAGCTTCGGCGCCACGATCGGCACGGGCGTCAATCTCCGTGCTGGGGTGCGCGTTCACTGGCCTTGGAAGCTCGAGATCGGTGACGACTCTTGGATCGGCGAACGGGTCTGGCTGCTCAACCTCGAGCCGATCAGCATCGGCAGCGACGTCTGCGTCTCACAGGCGGCATTCCTCTGCACGGGAAGCCACGACCACCGTTCCCCGTCGTTCGAATTCGACAACGCACCGATCCACGTCGAAGACGGAGCGTGGATCGCCGCGAGAGCGACGGTCCTGCGCGGTGTCACCGTCGGAGCCGATGCGATCGTTGGCGCCACGGCGCTCGTCACGAGGGACGTCGATGCCGGTGCGATCGTTCTCGCGCCGCGGGCGCAGGTGTCGGTGGCACCGTGA
- the rplM gene encoding 50S ribosomal protein L13, translating to MTRTYTPKTGEVQRDWIVIDATDVVLGRLASHAAAILRGKHKPTFANHVDTGDFVVIVNADKVALTGQKLQKKMAYRHSGYPGGLSKVSYEELLEKNPIRAVEKAVRGMLPKNSLGRQQLSKLKVYVGAEHPHAAQQPQPYTLDQVAQ from the coding sequence GTGACGCGCACATACACCCCGAAGACCGGTGAGGTCCAGCGTGACTGGATCGTCATCGACGCCACTGACGTCGTGCTCGGTCGCCTGGCCTCGCACGCCGCCGCGATCCTCCGTGGCAAGCACAAGCCGACCTTCGCGAACCACGTCGACACCGGCGACTTCGTCGTCATCGTCAACGCCGACAAGGTTGCCCTGACCGGCCAGAAGCTCCAGAAGAAGATGGCCTACCGTCACTCCGGCTACCCGGGCGGCCTGTCGAAGGTCTCCTACGAGGAGCTCCTCGAGAAGAACCCCATCCGCGCTGTCGAGAAGGCCGTCCGCGGCATGCTCCCCAAGAACAGCCTGGGCCGTCAGCAGCTGTCCAAGCTCAAGGTGTACGTCGGTGCCGAACACCCGCACGCCGCTCAGCAGCCGCAGCCGTACACCCTCGACCAGGTCGCCCAGTAA
- the rpsI gene encoding 30S ribosomal protein S9 — MADIETTETPQNYSTSTPEGAAATETAPRPVLNVSGAAVGRRKQAIARVRVVPGSGTITVNGRALEDYFPNKLHQQLINDPFKVLNLEGAYDVIARISGGGDSGQAGALRLGIARALNGIDVENNRATLKKAGFLSRDARVIERKKAGLKKARKAPQYSKR, encoded by the coding sequence GTGGCTGACATCGAAACCACCGAAACCCCGCAGAACTACTCGACCTCCACCCCCGAGGGCGCAGCAGCGACCGAGACGGCTCCCCGTCCGGTGCTGAACGTCTCCGGTGCGGCCGTCGGTCGCCGCAAGCAGGCCATCGCCCGCGTGCGCGTGGTCCCCGGCTCGGGCACCATCACGGTCAACGGCCGTGCGCTCGAGGACTACTTCCCGAACAAGCTGCACCAGCAGCTGATCAACGACCCGTTCAAGGTGCTGAACCTCGAGGGTGCGTACGACGTCATCGCGCGCATCTCCGGTGGCGGCGACTCGGGCCAGGCCGGCGCGCTGCGTCTCGGCATCGCTCGCGCTCTCAACGGCATCGACGTCGAGAACAACCGCGCGACGCTCAAGAAGGCTGGCTTCCTCTCCCGTGACGCCCGCGTCATCGAGCGCAAGAAGGCCGGTCTCAAGAAGGCCCGCAAGGCGCCTCAGTACTCGAAGCGCTAA